Proteins encoded together in one Piliocolobus tephrosceles isolate RC106 chromosome 15, ASM277652v3, whole genome shotgun sequence window:
- the LOC111523436 gene encoding lithostathine-1-alpha-like yields MPESLCLSAISRPSDPHSLPRLLLNLCSSILRPRNTPPTSAWPNKPLQIQQTGQEVQTDSPKARISCPEGTNAYGSYCYYFNEDLETWVDADLYCQNMNSGNLVSVLTQAEGAFVASLIKETSTDDCNAWIGLYDPKKNRRWHWSSGSLVSYKSWVIGSPSSINPGYCVSLTSSSGKRKWKDVSCEEKFSFACKFKN; encoded by the exons ATGCCAGAATCTCTCTGTCTCAGTGCCATAAGTAGGCCCTCTGATCCTCACTCCTTGCCCCGCCTCTTGCTTAATTTATGCAGCTCTATTCTCAGACCTCGTAATACACCTCCAACCAGTGCCTGGCCCAACAAGCCACTTCAGATCCAGCAAACGG GCCAAGAGGTCCAGACAGACTCGCCCAAGGCCCGGATCAGCTGCCCAGAAGGCACCAATGCCTATGGCTCCTACTGCTACTACTTTAATGAAGACCTTGAGACCTGGGTTGATGCAGAT CTCTACTGCCAGAATATGAATTCAGGCAACCTGGTGTCTGTGCTCACCCAGGCAGAGGGTGCCTTTGTGGCCTCACTGATTAAGGAAACTAGCACTGATGACTGCAATGCCTGGATTGGCCTCTATGACCCCAAAAAG AATCGCCGTTGGCACTGGAGCAGTGGGTCCCTGGTCTCCTACAAATCCTGGGTCATTGGATCCCCAAGCAGTATCAATCCTGGCTACTGTGTGAGCCTGACTTCAAGCTCAGGTAAAAG GAAATG GAAGGATGTGTCATGTGAAGAAAAGTTTTCCTTTGCCTGCAAGTTCAAAAACTAG